A genomic segment from Perca flavescens isolate YP-PL-M2 chromosome 13, PFLA_1.0, whole genome shotgun sequence encodes:
- the LOC114566825 gene encoding clustered mitochondria protein homolog isoform X1, whose product MGNIVQCCHTLSNYFKCKDAPVQSEAERSPLLSSEESECESLSLSDDLEDDLLTASTGVTNPALEPEHFLFPDIVLSSTLGGDVTLVEPMVCLLVSEEEEGVRVDEPGDEGQERSNMWRNRGFSEVETQTEVETQIGMGVQTQTESQAEVQAQTEIRVCNNETVESEVNTPANAGITEEMVVDVWDEHEILRQVDVLLEAQTSREKQSEIVTKVMSEKQKKRIDFGTWADMDVFVEVPGKVEGQTEEKKLAFGDIDKEAEQEPKENHIHEELTSISTKHIFQTEQNAELMEKFNTDEEHVYKLQQDTVTAQENTDFAWTEPTQENVKDKQQNINLESEMATAHNNNMDENIESQKDIQLTKYSITSTDMVESFGPAECGVDLTQQSDPDDEEMGQATVASDQNVNEKGCNINHGKTNRNLSEDLTDYSDLNAEYIQCQDPAKREEEDKKTALSNVEEEEAEMKKTLFLFDRLFLAAPHVRGQLEESPEDGRPQQSDADKRKLSIGDIVDLQETDFTVRIQPPGTESFELQVSGQMLVVELHQVLMEHEITCHRTCFSLQLGGIVLDSLTELRSIQGIQDGVLIKVVEGVIQTLSLYVSKLQRLIWLCKRGENGFNQEDPYTVRDARLHLRHVRDLLRSLDPTDAYNGVNCRSLSYLTFYTRGDKDSDRSGNRGASEKESFDCSPPEYILPGCKDRPLTPLQPLRDDWKPLQCLRVLTMSSWNPPPGNRKMHGDLMYINVLTMENRELNITSSTRGFYLNQSTAFNFNPKPAVPKILCHSLVELLSQVSPAFRKTFSVLQKKRVQQHPFERIAAPFQVFTWIARHGDHTLDCVRAEETHTSRMGQDEHTAGQSRDWNEELQGCRELTRNSLQERLKRERSIFKTNSDFVAAATQGAVAVIDGNVMPLNPGEAPHMQMFIWNNLFFSLGFDIAEHYRPLGGNAAAHAAAMCDLRGAQAYASVDIEGLHTLGTAVVDYRGIRVIAQTIVPGILEKNQEQSVVYGSNDYGKTVFTHPRFLKLLDKTSKPLRIQRHQVLDHSNSPVELCSGIETKGILGNDGRPYILDLLRTFPPDLNFQFSETEERREVPKECRSFGYPRQHHHSLASLRPELIEAFVQHRYELYVKMVSQGLIQPEEQDKATEKSEESVYKPRTGETATAENVIMKACEAVGSVSDSCFDIRFNPNVCSPGVRFSSECVEEVQRQRQLLWDIAAFLLSNQIAAVLRDCLDHTVVPMDGATLTSVLHQRGVNVRYLGTLLTELDRVEERERLSHIKRISISEVIVRSAKHIFRTYLQDVEPAAFSAAVSHFLNCLLSSSSCLSDSCSDELLSRRRSRRRRSHGSRVTLLTDSVWARLTPSELWGRIRTEAGVYYHYTIDSESVDRVIEKHSLQRISLLREIAIKTGIQVQLREYVFESRHRPVFGEEDVINMFPVVKHLKLTVTDATRLVQHAQVAVQQGLLKDGYELISHALTLFSSVCGVLHEDVCMCLRLLGRICYILGEYADALSHQEKAVMTSERIKGIDHPQTIQEYIYLALYCFAGGRHSTSLHLLYRARYLTLLVSGEDHPQVAQLDSMLGLVLHGLMEYELSLKFLQNALISTSKYHGATSLKHAQSHHLLATVYESKGEFRSALQHEKEAYSIYKSQVGENHDSMKESSEYLKSLTQQAVILQKAINHIYSNTPSACIPPPKFSTPSPLTILQQLNLTCGIILIPLSAKEIADLRTELKGK is encoded by the exons ATGGGAAACATAGTCCAATGCTGTCACACACTGTCAAATTACTTTAAGTGTAAGGATGCACCGGTCCAGAGTGAGGCAGAAAGATCCCCTCTGCTATCCAGTGAAGAGAGTGAATGTGAATCGCTGAGTCTGTCGGACGACTTGGAGGACGATCTGTTAACCGCCTCCACCGGCGTGACAAACCCTGCCCTCGAACCAGagcacttcctgtttcctgacATCGTCCTAAGTAGCACCCTGGGAGGGGACGTGACTCTGGTGGAGCCGATGGTGTGTCTGCTGGTgtctgaggaggaagagggagtgAGGGTGGATGAGCCAGGAGATGAAGGACAAGAGAGGAGCAACATGTGGAGAAACAGGGGGTTTTCTGAGGTTGAGACACAGACTGAAGTGGAGACACAAATCGGTATGGGGGTGCAGACTCAGACTGAGTCACAGGCAGAAGTTCAGGCACAAACAGAAATACGTGTATGCAATAATGAGACTGTAGAGAGTGAAGTAAACACACCAGCAAATGCTGGCATTACAGAAGAGATGGTTGTGGATGTTTGGGATGAACATGAAATACTGAGACAGGTGGATGTGCTCTTGGAGGCACAAACATCACGAGAGAAACAATCAGAAATTGTCACTAAAGTGATGtcagagaaacaaaagaaaaggatAGACTTTGGAACCTGGGCTGACATGGACGTTTTTGTTGAGGTGCCAGGGAAGGTGGAAGGACAGaccgaagaaaaaaaactggccTTCGGAGATATAGACAAGGAAGCTGAGCAAGAGCCGAAAGAGAATCACATCCATGAGGAACTCACCTCCATTTCAACAAAGCATATATTTCAAACAGAACAAAATGCAGAGCTAATGGAGAAGTTCAACACTGATGAAGAACATGTCTATAAGTTGCAACAGGATACTGTTACTGCTCAGGAAAATACAGACTTTGCCTGGACAGAGCCAACACAGGAGAATGTTaaagacaaacaacaaaacattaatttagAGTCAGAGATGGCGACTGCACACAACAACAATATGGATGAAAACATTGAGTCACAAAAGGACATTCAGCTGACAAAATACAGCATCACAAGCACTGACATGGTGGAAAGCTTTGGCCCTGCTGAGTGTGGTGTAGACCTGACACAACAGAGTGATCCGGATGATGAAGAGATGGGACAGGCAACTGTGGCATCAGATCAGAATGTAAATGAAAAGGGCTGTAACATTAACCACGGAAAAACAAACAGGAATCTGTCTGAGGACCTCACAGATTACTCAGATTTAAATGCAGAATATATTCAATGCCAGGACCCAGCaaagagggaagaggaagacaaaaaGACAGCTCTGTCAaatgtggaggaggaagaggctgAGATGAAGAAAACCTTGTTCTTATTTGACAGGCTGTTTCTGGCAGCACCACATGTCAGAG GTCAACTTGAAGAAAGCCCTGAGGATGGTCGCCCACAGCAGTCTGATGCTGATAAAAGGAAACTCAGCATCGGTGACATAGTTGATCTCCAAGAGACAGACTTTACTGTCAGAATTCAACCTCCCGGAACAGAAAGCTTTGAGCTTCAG GTGTCAGGCCAGATGTTGGTGGTGGAGCTGCACCAGGTGCTGATGGAGCACGAGATCACCTGCCACCGCACATGCTTTTCCCTCCAGCTGGGAGGCATCGTGCTcgacagcctcacagagctacGCTCCATCCAGGGCATCCAGGACGGAGTGCTGATCAAGGTGGTGGAAG GTGTCATACAGACGCTCTCTCTTTATGTCTCAAAACTGCAAAGGCTCATCTGGCTTTGCAAACGTGGTGAAAATGGCTTCAACCAGGAAG ATCCTTACACAGTGCGTGATGCTCGTCTTCATCTCAGACATGTTCGTGATCTTCTGAGGAGTCTTGACCCCACAGATGCATACAACGGAGTAAACTGCCGCTCACTCTCTTACCTGACCTTTTACACCAGAGGAGACAAAG ATAGTGACAGGTCAGGGAACAGGGGAGCTTCTGAAAAGGAGTCCTTTGACTGCAGCCCTCCAGAATACATCCTCCCTGGATGTAAGGACCGACCACTTACTCCACTGCAGCCACTCAGAGATGACTGGAAG CCATTACAATGCCTGCGGGTTCTGACCATGAGCAGCTGGAACCCACCTCCAGGAAACCGGAAGATGCATGGGGACTTAATGTACATCAATGTCCTAACTATGGAGAACAGAGAACTCAACATAACATCCTCTACACGCGGCTTCTACCTCAACCA GTCAACTGCCTTCAACTTCAACCCTAAACCTGCAGTTCCCAAAATCCTTTGCCACTCTTTAGTTGAGCTGCTGAGTCAAGTCAGCCCTGCTTTCAGGAAAACCTTCAGTGTCCTGCAGAAGAAGAG AGTTCAGCAACACCCTTTTGAGCGGATCGCAGCACCTTTCCAGGTGTTCACCTGGATCGCCCGTCATGGAGATCACACCCTTGACTGTGTCAGAgcagaggagacacacaccagTCGCATGGGCCAGGACGAGCACACAGCTGGGCAG AGTCGGGACTGGAATGAGGAGCTGCAGGGATGCAGGGAACTCACCAGAAACTCCCTTCAGGAGCgcctgaagagagagaggagcataTTCAAG ACCAACAGTGACTTTGTTGCCGCTGCAACACAAGGTGCTGTAGCTGTTATTGACGGTAACGTCATGCCGTTAAACCCAGGGGAGGCGCCTCATATGCAGATGTTCATCTGGAACAATCTGTTCTTCAGCCTGGGGTTCGACATAGCTGAGCACTACCGCCCACTAGGGGGCAACGCTGCTGCTCATGCTGCTGCCATGTGTGACCTGAGAGGAGCGCAG GCATACGCATCTGTCGACATAGAGGGGCTTCACACACTTGGAACAGCTGTGGTGGATTATCGTGGCATCCGTGTTATCGCTCAGACCATTGTTCCTGGGATACTGGAGAAAAATCAGGAGCAGAGTGTTGTCTATGGCTCTAATGACTATGGAAAAACTGTTTTTACACACCCCAG ATTTCTGAAGCTTCTGGATAAAACCAGTAAACCGCTTAGAATCCAACGTCACCAAGTGCTCGACCACAGCAACAGCCCAGTAGAGCTTTGCTCTGGCATCGAGACCAAAGGCATCCTGGGTAATGATGGAAGACCCTACATCTTGGACCTTCTCCGAACCTTCCCCCCCGACCTTAACTTCCAGTtctcagagacagaggagaggagggaggtgcCAAAAGAGTGTCGGAGCTTTGGTTACCCACGGCAACATCATCACAGCCTGGCCAGCCTGAGACCAGAGCTGATAGAGGCCTTCGTCCAGCATAG gtATGAACTTTATGTCAAGATGGTGTCCCAGGGGCTCATTCAGCCAGAAGAACAAGATAAAGCCACGGAGAAGAGTGAAGAGTCGGTCTATAAGCCCAGAACTGGAGAAACAGCCACAGCAG AAAATGTGATTATGAAAGCTTGTGAAGCTGTTGGATCAGTGAGTGACTCCTGCTTTGACATCCGCTTCAATCCTAATGTTTGCTCTCCAG GCGTTCGTTTCTCCTCTGAGTGTGTTGAGGAGGTTCAGAGGCAGAGACAGTTGTTATGGGACATAGCTGCTTTTCTACTGTCCAATCAGATTGCAGCAGTG ctTAGAGATTGTCTCGACCACACAGTAGTGCCAATGGATGGAGCGACCCTGACCTCAGTGCTGCACCAGCGAGGTGTGAACGTACGGTACCTGGGCACCTTACTGACTGAGCTGGACAgggtggaagagagagagagactcagccACATAAAG AGAATTTCTATCAGTGAAGTCATCGTCAGAAGTGCAAAACACATCTTTAGGACCTATCTACAG GATGTGGAACCTGCAGCTTTCTCCGCTGCTGTCAGTCACTTCCTAAACTGCCTCCTAAGCTCGTCCTCCTGTCTCAGCGACTCCTGCTCAGATGAGTTGCTCTCTCGCCGCAGGAGCAGACGGCGCAGGAGCCACGGGAGTCGAGTCACCTTGTTGACAGACAGCGTGTGGGCTAGACTGACCCCCAGTGAGCTGTGGGGCCGGATCAGGACTGAGGCTGGAGTTTATTACCACTACACAatagacag TGAAAGTGTAGACCGAGTAATAGAAAAGCACAGCCTTCAGAGGATCTCCTTACTGAGAGAGATTGCCATCAAGACGGGCATCCAG GTGCAGCTGAGGGAGTATGTGTTTGAGTCTCGGCACAGGCCAGTGTTTGGCGAGGAAGATGTCATCAACATGTTCCCTGTGGTCAAACATCTTAAACTTACAGTAACAGATGCCACGCGACTTGTGCAACACGCACAGGTGGCAGTACAGCAGG GGCTACTCAAAGATGGCTATGAATTGATTAGCCATGCCCTGACTCTGTTCAGCAGTGTATGTGGGGTCCTGCATGAGGACGTGTGCATGTGCCTGCGTCTCCTGGGACGGATCTGCTACATCCTGGGGGAATATGCAGAT GCCCTCAGCCACCAGGAAAAGGCTGTTATGACTAGTGAGAGAATAAAAGGTATAGACCATCCACAGACCATACAAGAATAT ATTTACCTGGCCCTGTACTGCTTTGCTGGAGGCCGACATTCAACCTCCCTACATCTGCTGTACCGCGCTCGGTACCTCACACTGCTTGTGAGTGGAGAAGATCATCCACAAGTCGCACAGCTGGAT AGTATGCTGGGTCTAGTACTTCATGGACTGATGGAGTATGAGCTTTCTTTGAAGTTCCTACAGAATGCCTTAATTTCCACCTCAAAATACCACGGTGCCACATCCCTGAAGCATGCACAAAG TCATCATCTGCTCGCCACTGTATACGAGAGTAAAGGAGAGTTTCGATCAGCTCTTCAACACGAGAAAGAGGCGTATTCAATATATAAGAGCCAG GTTGGGGAGAACCATGACAGTATGAAGGAAAGCTCAGAGTACTTGAAGAGCCTCACTCAGCAGGCTGTGATCCTCCAGAAAGCCATCAACCATATCTACAGCAACACACCCAGTGCCTGTATTCCACCTCCAAAG TTTTCCACACCCAGCCCTCTCACAATCCTTCAGCAGCTCAACCTGACATGTGGAATCATTCTCATTCCCCTCAG TGCAAAAGAAATTGCAGACCTGAGGACTGAATTAAAGGGAAAGTAA
- the LOC114566825 gene encoding clustered mitochondria protein homolog isoform X2, which produces MGNIVQCCHTLSNYFKCKDAPVQSEAERSPLLSSEESECESLSLSDDLEDDLLTASTGVTNPALEPEHFLFPDIVLSSTLGGDVTLVEPMVCLLVSEEEEGVRVDEPGDEGQERSNMWRNRGFSEVETQTEVETQIGMGVQTQTESQAEVQAQTEIRVCNNETVESEVNTPANAGITEEMVVDVWDEHEILRQVDVLLEAQTSREKQSEIVTKVMSEKQKKRIDFGTWADMDVFVEVPGKVEGQTEEKKLAFGDIDKEAEQEPKENHIHEELTSISTKHIFQTEQNAELMEKFNTDEEHVYKLQQDTVTAQENTDFAWTEPTQENVKDKQQNINLESEMATAHNNNMDENIESQKDIQLTKYSITSTDMVESFGPAECGVDLTQQSDPDDEEMGQATVASDQNVNEKGCNINHGKTNRNLSEDLTDYSDLNAEYIQCQDPAKREEEDKKTALSNVEEEEAEMKKTLFLFDRLFLAAPHVRGQLEESPEDGRPQQSDADKRKLSIGDIVDLQETDFTVRIQPPGTESFELQVSGQMLVVELHQVLMEHEITCHRTCFSLQLGGIVLDSLTELRSIQGIQDGVLIKVVEDPYTVRDARLHLRHVRDLLRSLDPTDAYNGVNCRSLSYLTFYTRGDKDSDRSGNRGASEKESFDCSPPEYILPGCKDRPLTPLQPLRDDWKPLQCLRVLTMSSWNPPPGNRKMHGDLMYINVLTMENRELNITSSTRGFYLNQSTAFNFNPKPAVPKILCHSLVELLSQVSPAFRKTFSVLQKKRVQQHPFERIAAPFQVFTWIARHGDHTLDCVRAEETHTSRMGQDEHTAGQSRDWNEELQGCRELTRNSLQERLKRERSIFKTNSDFVAAATQGAVAVIDGNVMPLNPGEAPHMQMFIWNNLFFSLGFDIAEHYRPLGGNAAAHAAAMCDLRGAQAYASVDIEGLHTLGTAVVDYRGIRVIAQTIVPGILEKNQEQSVVYGSNDYGKTVFTHPRFLKLLDKTSKPLRIQRHQVLDHSNSPVELCSGIETKGILGNDGRPYILDLLRTFPPDLNFQFSETEERREVPKECRSFGYPRQHHHSLASLRPELIEAFVQHRYELYVKMVSQGLIQPEEQDKATEKSEESVYKPRTGETATAENVIMKACEAVGSVSDSCFDIRFNPNVCSPGVRFSSECVEEVQRQRQLLWDIAAFLLSNQIAAVLRDCLDHTVVPMDGATLTSVLHQRGVNVRYLGTLLTELDRVEERERLSHIKRISISEVIVRSAKHIFRTYLQDVEPAAFSAAVSHFLNCLLSSSSCLSDSCSDELLSRRRSRRRRSHGSRVTLLTDSVWARLTPSELWGRIRTEAGVYYHYTIDSESVDRVIEKHSLQRISLLREIAIKTGIQVQLREYVFESRHRPVFGEEDVINMFPVVKHLKLTVTDATRLVQHAQVAVQQGLLKDGYELISHALTLFSSVCGVLHEDVCMCLRLLGRICYILGEYADALSHQEKAVMTSERIKGIDHPQTIQEYIYLALYCFAGGRHSTSLHLLYRARYLTLLVSGEDHPQVAQLDSMLGLVLHGLMEYELSLKFLQNALISTSKYHGATSLKHAQSHHLLATVYESKGEFRSALQHEKEAYSIYKSQVGENHDSMKESSEYLKSLTQQAVILQKAINHIYSNTPSACIPPPKFSTPSPLTILQQLNLTCGIILIPLSAKEIADLRTELKGK; this is translated from the exons ATGGGAAACATAGTCCAATGCTGTCACACACTGTCAAATTACTTTAAGTGTAAGGATGCACCGGTCCAGAGTGAGGCAGAAAGATCCCCTCTGCTATCCAGTGAAGAGAGTGAATGTGAATCGCTGAGTCTGTCGGACGACTTGGAGGACGATCTGTTAACCGCCTCCACCGGCGTGACAAACCCTGCCCTCGAACCAGagcacttcctgtttcctgacATCGTCCTAAGTAGCACCCTGGGAGGGGACGTGACTCTGGTGGAGCCGATGGTGTGTCTGCTGGTgtctgaggaggaagagggagtgAGGGTGGATGAGCCAGGAGATGAAGGACAAGAGAGGAGCAACATGTGGAGAAACAGGGGGTTTTCTGAGGTTGAGACACAGACTGAAGTGGAGACACAAATCGGTATGGGGGTGCAGACTCAGACTGAGTCACAGGCAGAAGTTCAGGCACAAACAGAAATACGTGTATGCAATAATGAGACTGTAGAGAGTGAAGTAAACACACCAGCAAATGCTGGCATTACAGAAGAGATGGTTGTGGATGTTTGGGATGAACATGAAATACTGAGACAGGTGGATGTGCTCTTGGAGGCACAAACATCACGAGAGAAACAATCAGAAATTGTCACTAAAGTGATGtcagagaaacaaaagaaaaggatAGACTTTGGAACCTGGGCTGACATGGACGTTTTTGTTGAGGTGCCAGGGAAGGTGGAAGGACAGaccgaagaaaaaaaactggccTTCGGAGATATAGACAAGGAAGCTGAGCAAGAGCCGAAAGAGAATCACATCCATGAGGAACTCACCTCCATTTCAACAAAGCATATATTTCAAACAGAACAAAATGCAGAGCTAATGGAGAAGTTCAACACTGATGAAGAACATGTCTATAAGTTGCAACAGGATACTGTTACTGCTCAGGAAAATACAGACTTTGCCTGGACAGAGCCAACACAGGAGAATGTTaaagacaaacaacaaaacattaatttagAGTCAGAGATGGCGACTGCACACAACAACAATATGGATGAAAACATTGAGTCACAAAAGGACATTCAGCTGACAAAATACAGCATCACAAGCACTGACATGGTGGAAAGCTTTGGCCCTGCTGAGTGTGGTGTAGACCTGACACAACAGAGTGATCCGGATGATGAAGAGATGGGACAGGCAACTGTGGCATCAGATCAGAATGTAAATGAAAAGGGCTGTAACATTAACCACGGAAAAACAAACAGGAATCTGTCTGAGGACCTCACAGATTACTCAGATTTAAATGCAGAATATATTCAATGCCAGGACCCAGCaaagagggaagaggaagacaaaaaGACAGCTCTGTCAaatgtggaggaggaagaggctgAGATGAAGAAAACCTTGTTCTTATTTGACAGGCTGTTTCTGGCAGCACCACATGTCAGAG GTCAACTTGAAGAAAGCCCTGAGGATGGTCGCCCACAGCAGTCTGATGCTGATAAAAGGAAACTCAGCATCGGTGACATAGTTGATCTCCAAGAGACAGACTTTACTGTCAGAATTCAACCTCCCGGAACAGAAAGCTTTGAGCTTCAG GTGTCAGGCCAGATGTTGGTGGTGGAGCTGCACCAGGTGCTGATGGAGCACGAGATCACCTGCCACCGCACATGCTTTTCCCTCCAGCTGGGAGGCATCGTGCTcgacagcctcacagagctacGCTCCATCCAGGGCATCCAGGACGGAGTGCTGATCAAGGTGGTGGAAG ATCCTTACACAGTGCGTGATGCTCGTCTTCATCTCAGACATGTTCGTGATCTTCTGAGGAGTCTTGACCCCACAGATGCATACAACGGAGTAAACTGCCGCTCACTCTCTTACCTGACCTTTTACACCAGAGGAGACAAAG ATAGTGACAGGTCAGGGAACAGGGGAGCTTCTGAAAAGGAGTCCTTTGACTGCAGCCCTCCAGAATACATCCTCCCTGGATGTAAGGACCGACCACTTACTCCACTGCAGCCACTCAGAGATGACTGGAAG CCATTACAATGCCTGCGGGTTCTGACCATGAGCAGCTGGAACCCACCTCCAGGAAACCGGAAGATGCATGGGGACTTAATGTACATCAATGTCCTAACTATGGAGAACAGAGAACTCAACATAACATCCTCTACACGCGGCTTCTACCTCAACCA GTCAACTGCCTTCAACTTCAACCCTAAACCTGCAGTTCCCAAAATCCTTTGCCACTCTTTAGTTGAGCTGCTGAGTCAAGTCAGCCCTGCTTTCAGGAAAACCTTCAGTGTCCTGCAGAAGAAGAG AGTTCAGCAACACCCTTTTGAGCGGATCGCAGCACCTTTCCAGGTGTTCACCTGGATCGCCCGTCATGGAGATCACACCCTTGACTGTGTCAGAgcagaggagacacacaccagTCGCATGGGCCAGGACGAGCACACAGCTGGGCAG AGTCGGGACTGGAATGAGGAGCTGCAGGGATGCAGGGAACTCACCAGAAACTCCCTTCAGGAGCgcctgaagagagagaggagcataTTCAAG ACCAACAGTGACTTTGTTGCCGCTGCAACACAAGGTGCTGTAGCTGTTATTGACGGTAACGTCATGCCGTTAAACCCAGGGGAGGCGCCTCATATGCAGATGTTCATCTGGAACAATCTGTTCTTCAGCCTGGGGTTCGACATAGCTGAGCACTACCGCCCACTAGGGGGCAACGCTGCTGCTCATGCTGCTGCCATGTGTGACCTGAGAGGAGCGCAG GCATACGCATCTGTCGACATAGAGGGGCTTCACACACTTGGAACAGCTGTGGTGGATTATCGTGGCATCCGTGTTATCGCTCAGACCATTGTTCCTGGGATACTGGAGAAAAATCAGGAGCAGAGTGTTGTCTATGGCTCTAATGACTATGGAAAAACTGTTTTTACACACCCCAG ATTTCTGAAGCTTCTGGATAAAACCAGTAAACCGCTTAGAATCCAACGTCACCAAGTGCTCGACCACAGCAACAGCCCAGTAGAGCTTTGCTCTGGCATCGAGACCAAAGGCATCCTGGGTAATGATGGAAGACCCTACATCTTGGACCTTCTCCGAACCTTCCCCCCCGACCTTAACTTCCAGTtctcagagacagaggagaggagggaggtgcCAAAAGAGTGTCGGAGCTTTGGTTACCCACGGCAACATCATCACAGCCTGGCCAGCCTGAGACCAGAGCTGATAGAGGCCTTCGTCCAGCATAG gtATGAACTTTATGTCAAGATGGTGTCCCAGGGGCTCATTCAGCCAGAAGAACAAGATAAAGCCACGGAGAAGAGTGAAGAGTCGGTCTATAAGCCCAGAACTGGAGAAACAGCCACAGCAG AAAATGTGATTATGAAAGCTTGTGAAGCTGTTGGATCAGTGAGTGACTCCTGCTTTGACATCCGCTTCAATCCTAATGTTTGCTCTCCAG GCGTTCGTTTCTCCTCTGAGTGTGTTGAGGAGGTTCAGAGGCAGAGACAGTTGTTATGGGACATAGCTGCTTTTCTACTGTCCAATCAGATTGCAGCAGTG ctTAGAGATTGTCTCGACCACACAGTAGTGCCAATGGATGGAGCGACCCTGACCTCAGTGCTGCACCAGCGAGGTGTGAACGTACGGTACCTGGGCACCTTACTGACTGAGCTGGACAgggtggaagagagagagagactcagccACATAAAG AGAATTTCTATCAGTGAAGTCATCGTCAGAAGTGCAAAACACATCTTTAGGACCTATCTACAG GATGTGGAACCTGCAGCTTTCTCCGCTGCTGTCAGTCACTTCCTAAACTGCCTCCTAAGCTCGTCCTCCTGTCTCAGCGACTCCTGCTCAGATGAGTTGCTCTCTCGCCGCAGGAGCAGACGGCGCAGGAGCCACGGGAGTCGAGTCACCTTGTTGACAGACAGCGTGTGGGCTAGACTGACCCCCAGTGAGCTGTGGGGCCGGATCAGGACTGAGGCTGGAGTTTATTACCACTACACAatagacag TGAAAGTGTAGACCGAGTAATAGAAAAGCACAGCCTTCAGAGGATCTCCTTACTGAGAGAGATTGCCATCAAGACGGGCATCCAG GTGCAGCTGAGGGAGTATGTGTTTGAGTCTCGGCACAGGCCAGTGTTTGGCGAGGAAGATGTCATCAACATGTTCCCTGTGGTCAAACATCTTAAACTTACAGTAACAGATGCCACGCGACTTGTGCAACACGCACAGGTGGCAGTACAGCAGG GGCTACTCAAAGATGGCTATGAATTGATTAGCCATGCCCTGACTCTGTTCAGCAGTGTATGTGGGGTCCTGCATGAGGACGTGTGCATGTGCCTGCGTCTCCTGGGACGGATCTGCTACATCCTGGGGGAATATGCAGAT GCCCTCAGCCACCAGGAAAAGGCTGTTATGACTAGTGAGAGAATAAAAGGTATAGACCATCCACAGACCATACAAGAATAT ATTTACCTGGCCCTGTACTGCTTTGCTGGAGGCCGACATTCAACCTCCCTACATCTGCTGTACCGCGCTCGGTACCTCACACTGCTTGTGAGTGGAGAAGATCATCCACAAGTCGCACAGCTGGAT AGTATGCTGGGTCTAGTACTTCATGGACTGATGGAGTATGAGCTTTCTTTGAAGTTCCTACAGAATGCCTTAATTTCCACCTCAAAATACCACGGTGCCACATCCCTGAAGCATGCACAAAG TCATCATCTGCTCGCCACTGTATACGAGAGTAAAGGAGAGTTTCGATCAGCTCTTCAACACGAGAAAGAGGCGTATTCAATATATAAGAGCCAG GTTGGGGAGAACCATGACAGTATGAAGGAAAGCTCAGAGTACTTGAAGAGCCTCACTCAGCAGGCTGTGATCCTCCAGAAAGCCATCAACCATATCTACAGCAACACACCCAGTGCCTGTATTCCACCTCCAAAG TTTTCCACACCCAGCCCTCTCACAATCCTTCAGCAGCTCAACCTGACATGTGGAATCATTCTCATTCCCCTCAG TGCAAAAGAAATTGCAGACCTGAGGACTGAATTAAAGGGAAAGTAA